The sequence CGGGACCGGCAAGCCCAGGAATTCTTCGATCGCGCGGACGCACGAATGGAGAAGGCGTTCGCTGAGGCAGCGGAGAAGGAACTCAAGGCGAAAGGAGAAAAGGACGCTGGTGAAGGGGACGACGCCGCTTCTGATGAGGCGAAGGCGGGCGCGACCGTTACGGGCCAGGGACGCCCGGCAGCTGAAGATCCGCGCGACAGTGCGGCCCTTGCCTCGAAAAGCGACGATCGCGGCGTGACCTTCAAAGGAACTGCCGGCGCGTTGAACAAGCTGGACTCGTTCATAGACGGAAAGCTGCCACCCTCGCAACAGGTGGACATCACACCGGCGGGAAAGTTGGCGATTCAGGAGACAGGAGTTTCCGGGTCTCCAACGGAAGAGCAGGCGGACTTCAGCGTATTCATTGATCGGATCGTCAACAAGTCGCCTGGATTCACAGTGAATGTCGTAGATCGGAGCCCGTTCGTTGCAATCGATAACTTCTCTTCAGGTGAACTCGATATCGGGGATATTCTCAGGATACGCGAGAAGGGGAAAGCTCCTTATCAGCTCGAAGCGTTCATGCACGGGGTCGCTGAGCAGTATTATCGGCAACTCGTAGAGGATCTAGCAACCTACAAGAAAGCTCATAATCACGTGCTGGACAACTGGAGTGTGGCTGGCTGGACGGCGCAGGATGGCGGTGGTCAACTCGTGCTTGACGGCCTCGGTCGATCGTCGGGGCAATGGCGGCGCGCGTATAAGAGGGGCAGCGAAACGGACGTCCTGACGATCTCGATTGTAAAGGGAGATGTCCAATGGTGAAGATGTCGCGGGGCTCCTCGACTGGAATGCGGGTGGTGGTGCTCGTCGTTGGTCTATCCGTGCTGGATGTATCCTTTTCTCCTTCCATGGCCAGCACCGCTGACGGCGGGTGGGGATACTGGGAAGAATGCATGGCGTGGCTTGGTCCTTACTACGAGCATGGTTCATTCCCCAGTGAAGCCGTGCTTCTTGAGGATCCTGATCGACAGGAGAGCGCGAGGGAATTCACCTTTCTCTGTAGTCACTTCTTTATCACCGTAGTTGGCATCTGGCGCGAACCGTACGGCAGGGATCGTCCTCAGGATATGCCCGAACGATGGCGGCTCTGGGCTGGCCGGCATTTTGCCGATGTGGACTTTAAGCGCGATCCCCGCTATGGAACCTGGGCGGCTGTACCGAGAAAGGCGTGCGTGGGAGGGCATGCGCAGGAGAGCGGGCTGACGGGTCGAATGTGGCTGGAAATGTACGACGATGGTTCGAGTGAGAATGCGGAGGTCATGCTGTGTCTCGAGAATCAAGATGAAATCAGCCTAGACTTCGCGTTGAGCACAGTCAGCGTTGAGGTCGACTCGGACGCACACATTGTCAAGCTCGAGCTTCTGTTCCGCCGGGATAAGATGAAGGCAGCCTTTCTATCCGTCGATCCGCTGACTGGAGAGCTTCCGACGCTTGGGTCTCGGGGTTCATGGTTCTATCGATTGGAGCCAGGCTCCAGTATGCTATTGATCAGGAGTCTGCGGCTGGAGGGTACGGTCGACCAGTGGTGTCTGATGGCTGACATTGCGGGCTATCACGCGGTTGACGCATACATCGAGTGTTTGCGAAACGGGCAGGTGCCGTGCGACGTAAAGGAGGGGACAGTGCACCTTGAAAGTGGAAGATGCGGAAACAGGGATCGAGAGCAACGTGACTCTGTAGAGGTCAATTGAACCTGCAACCAAGGTGACGATGATGCGTTGGCGTAAGCCG comes from Acidobacteriota bacterium and encodes:
- a CDS encoding RHS repeat-associated core domain-containing protein, which produces RNTYDPYGKAVSLPSWQGAPVPVSYGFTGARWEESTGLYLMHHRWYEPSTGRFIEQDPIGESGGLNVYAYVGASPTMWVDPTGLARSAMGQINAWQRYAGLFMPTEYQGPGGSGRAAEFFKATRDRQAQEFFDRADARMEKAFAEAAEKELKAKGEKDAGEGDDAASDEAKAGATVTGQGRPAAEDPRDSAALASKSDDRGVTFKGTAGALNKLDSFIDGKLPPSQQVDITPAGKLAIQETGVSGSPTEEQADFSVFIDRIVNKSPGFTVNVVDRSPFVAIDNFSSGELDIGDILRIREKGKAPYQLEAFMHGVAEQYYRQLVEDLATYKKAHNHVLDNWSVAGWTAQDGGGQLVLDGLGRSSGQWRRAYKRGSETDVLTISIVKGDVQW